From a region of the Streptacidiphilus albus JL83 genome:
- a CDS encoding DUF6126 family protein produces MSESDSVDGGRAGEVPDDGSEGGGRRANKGVWIRAAIYVIGFHVFAGFIMLLFYVGSHQHH; encoded by the coding sequence ATGAGCGAGAGCGATTCCGTGGACGGCGGCCGCGCGGGCGAGGTCCCCGACGACGGCAGCGAGGGCGGCGGACGGCGCGCCAACAAAGGTGTCTGGATCCGCGCGGCGATCTACGTGATCGGCTTCCACGTCTTCGCCGGTTTCATCATGCTGCTCTTCTACGTCGGCTCGCACCAGCACCACTGA